One part of the Torulaspora delbrueckii CBS 1146 chromosome 8, complete genome genome encodes these proteins:
- the YAK1 gene encoding serine/threonine protein kinase YAK1 (similar to Saccharomyces cerevisiae YAK1 (YJL141C); ancestral locus Anc_1.207), with product MQQGAEATGNEEANNGNQSIWNPLFMSQEENVQQLPPPQGRQQVQFNFVNPWGVANGENAQVNQDNVPDETAYLTPSDKENVDSFARRKSSLVIPPARAPGPNPFEYDDAKAYPNMYSQRQRPMFFPQQQQQLPQQTYNSGRFVPSGFYNPQDSQRRQSVAVVHYPTTAPNTSNASTMIPATGATHMNSPNRRLSAYPPSTSPTTSLQPPYKQLRRDQGTAPPQQIIIPQMQRCTSKTDLSPMVNATPKFRRASLNSTTMSPLIALTKNLITTYSLCSPDFSYQTSKNPKRVLTKPSEAKCNSGFDNVNSDYILYVNDVLGTEQNRRYLVLDILGQGTFGQVVKCQNVHTKEIVAVKVVKSRAEYLNQSITEAKILELLNTKVDPMNEHHFLRLHDTFIHKNHLCLVFELLSNNLYELLKQNQFHGLTIHLIRSFTTQLLDSLCVLKDSKLVHCDLKPENVLLCSPDKPDLKIIDFGSSCEERRTIYTYIQSRFYRAPEVILGIPYSTSIDMWSLGCIVAELFLGIPIFPGSSEFNQLTRIINCLGYPPTWMMDMGKNTTKFLKKTDNNDLQNIGTYKDSQKFTLKTVDEYNLEYSAQEQPSKQYFKWDKLPDIIKHYRLSKKIKNYSNLVEREMQDRQCLTHFLSGILNLNPLERWTPQQASLHPFITQQPFTGEWYPPGSFQGSTSTGAETTPAPTIKRPGNVRYPSFQEGTAREFNKLRIVED from the coding sequence ATGCAACAAGGAGCCGAGGCCACTGGAAATGAAGAGGCAAATAATGGCAATCAAAGTATATGGAATCCATTGTTTATGAGTCAGGAAGAAAACGTTCAACAGCTGCCGCCTCCACAGGGGCGGCAGCAGGTACAATTCAATTTCGTTAACCCTTGGGGAGTCGCGAATGGAGAAAATGCTCAAGTAAACCAGGATAATGTACCAGATGAGACTGCTTATTTGACACCGAGTGATAAGGAGAATGTGGATTCGTTTGCAAGACGGAAATCAAGCTTGGTGATACCTCCGGCAAGGGCACCAGGTCCAAATCCTTTCGAGTATGATGATGCAAAGGCGTATCCGAATATGTATTCTCAACGACAAAGACCAATGTTCTTCccacaacagcagcagcagttGCCCCAACAGACGTATAATAGCGGTCGGTTTGTACCTTCAGGATTCTATAATCCACAAGATTCACAACGAAGACAAAGCGTGGCGGTCGTTCATTACCCCACAACCGCACCCAATACTTCTAATGCTTCTACGATGATTCCTGCTACTGGCGCAACACATATGAACTCTCCGAATAGAAGACTGAGTGCTTATCCGCCTAGTACTAGCCCCACGACATCGTTACAACCGCCTTATAAGCAACTGAGACGTGATCAAGGTACAGCCCCACCACAGCAGATCATCATTCCTCAGATGCAGAGATGTACTTCGAAGACCGATTTGTCACCAATGGTAAACGCTACTCCAAAGTTTAGGCGTGCTTCTCTCAACTCCACAACTATGTCGCCTCTGATCGCATTGACTAAGAACCTTATTACAACTTATTCGCTTTGCTCGCCCGATTTTTCTTACCAGACGTCGAAGAACCCAAAGAGGGTGCTGACCAAGCCAAGCGAGGCCAAGTGTAATAGTGGGTTCGATAATGTCAATAGTGACTATATTCTTTACGTGAACGACGTGCTGGGAACAGAACAAAACAGAAGATACTTGGTTCTTGATATACTAGGTCAAGGTACATTTGGCCAAGTGGTCAAGTGTCAAAATGTCCACACAAAGGAAATAGTCGCAGTTAAAGTAGTCAAATCAAGAGCTGAATATTTGAACCAGAGTATCACAGAGGCGAAAATACTAGAATTACTGAATACGAAAGTGGACCCGATGAACGAGCACCATTTCCTAAGGTTGCATGATACGTTTATTCACAAGAATCATCTCTGCTTAGTCTTTGAACTATTGAGCAACAATCTTTACGAGTTACTAAAACAAAACCAATTCCACGGGTTAACCATCCACCTAATACGATCATTCACTACGCAATTGTTGGACTCTCTTTGTGTGCTCAAGGATAGCAAATTGGTTCATTGTGATTTAAAACCAGAAAACGTTCTACTGTGTTCACCAGACAAACCagacttgaagatcatcgatTTCGGTTCATCATGTGAAGAGAGGAGAACTATTTACACCTATATTCAATCCAGATTCTACCGAGCTCCCGAAGTCATCCTAGGTATACCTTACTCGACAAGTATCGACATGTGGTCTCTCGGGTGTATCGTGGCAGAATTGTTCCTTGggattccaatttttcctgGTTCGTCAGAGTTCAATCAATTAACAAGAATAATCAATTGCTTAGGGTACCCACCAACTTGGATGATGGATATGGGAAAGAACACTACGAAATTCCTAAAAAAAACCGACAATAACGACTTACAAAACATAGGAACATACAAAGATTCTCAAAAATTTACATTGAAGACGGTGGATGAGTACAATCTGGAGTATTCCGCGCAAGAGCAGCCAAGTAAGCAGTACTTCAAATGGGATAAATTACCGGACATTATCAAACACTATAGATTATCGAAGAAAATCAAGAATTACAGTAACTTGGTTGAACGAGAAATGCAAGATCGTCAATGTTTAACCCATTTTCTCAGCGGTATATTAAATTTGAATCCGCTCGAGAGGTGGACCCCACAACAGGCATCTTTACATCCATTCATTACACAACAGCCTTTCACAGGAGAGTGGTACCCGCCGGGTTCATTCCAAGGTTCAACCTCAACAGGTGCAGAAACCACTCCGGCTCCAACCATCAAAAGACCAGGCAACGTTAGGTACCCTTCATTCCAAGAGGGTACCGCAAGGGAATTTAACAAGCTACGCATAGTAGAGGATTAG
- the UTP30 gene encoding Utp30p (similar to Saccharomyces cerevisiae UTP30 (YKR060W); ancestral locus Anc_1.210) — protein sequence MASSVKVDRDGLATKALESLLSHCDTDPKLKQDKNVHMILYMGKKMGAKKDNVPRIIPLQSCKLDKPKDLRVLLISKDPSTNYRQALTDHEATSDLFKEIISVKNLKRRFRGAKMNQLYKEFDLIVADFRVHHLLPDVLGSRFYHGNKKLPFVIRMSKALPMKGQKMADECDPPYVRAQLRSICKNTSYVPNNDNCLSVRIGQVQKTSVGEMVENIQDVISFLSDKTKRPQGGVIKGGIVSIFVKTSNSPSLPIYEKPQEVAEQIHEETLRL from the coding sequence ATGGCTTCCTCAGTCAAAGTTGATAGAGATGGGTTGGCAACAAAAGCTTTGGAATCATTATTGTCACATTGCGATACTGATCCAAAATTGAAGCAAGATAAAAATGTTCATATGATTCTTTATATGGGTAAGAAGATGGGTGCCAAAAAGGATAATGTTCCTCGCATCATCCCATTGCAATCCTGTAAGCTAGATAAACCGAAAGATTTACGTGTCCTGCTTATTAGCAAGGATCCCTCTACAAATTACCGTCAAGCATTGACAGACCATGAGGCCACATCtgaccttttcaaagagataatAAGTgtgaaaaatctgaaaCGTCGATTTAGAGGAGCCAAGATGAATCAGTTGTATAAGGAGTTTGATTTAATCGTGGCAGATTTCCGTGTTCATCATTTATTGCCTGATGTTTTAGGTAGTAGATTTTATCATGGGAACAAGAAGTTGCCTTTTGTCATACGAATGTCGAAGGCATTGCCAATGAAAGGCCAAAAGATGGCCGATGAATGTGATCCGCCTTACGTGAGAGCACAGCTGAGAagcatttgcaaaaataCATCATACGTTCCAAACAATGATAACTGTCTCAGCGTCAGGATTGGTCAAGTGCAGAAAACATCAGTAGGTGAAATGGTCGAAAATATCCAGGATGTAATAAGCTTCTTAAGTGACAAGACCAAGAGACCCCAAGGTGGAGTAATAAAAGGTGGCATCGTGTCGATCTTCGTTAAGACGAGTAACAGTCCAAGTTTACCAATTTACGAGAAACCTCAAGAAGTTGCGGAGCAAATCCATGAAGAGACCTTGAGATTGTAA
- the RPB4 gene encoding DNA-directed RNA polymerase II subunit RPB4 (similar to Saccharomyces cerevisiae RPB4 (YJL140W); ancestral locus Anc_1.208): MNVPVSTVQTRRRLKKVEEEENAATLQLGQEFQMRQLNHQGEEEELIALNLSETRLVIKEALVERRKAFKRSQNKRKSKKRNAVSKNETDSTLVEGRENGTGSEGQVDHHGADADMEDDDDDEDDNDFMHTETREKELESLDALLEQTTGGNNKDLKNTMEYLTNFSRFRDQETVSAVIQLLKSVGLHPFEVAQLGSLACDTADEAKTLIPSLNNKISDDDLERILKELSNLETLY, encoded by the coding sequence ATGAATGTACCAGTATCGACTGTGCAGACGAGAAGACGGCTGAAAAAGgtggaggaagaggaaaatgcAGCTACTTTGCAGCTTGGCCAGGAATTCCAGATGAGACAATTGAACCACCAGGGtgaggaagaggaattAATTGCGTTGAACCTGAGTGAAACTCGTTTGGTTATCAAGGAAGCACTTGTCGAACGTAGGAAGGCGTTTAAACGGTCGCAGAACAAACGTAAGAGTAAGAAAAGAAATGCAGTGAGTAAGAATGAGACAGATTCCACACTAGTAGAGGGCAGGGAAAATGGTACTGGGTCTGAAGGCCAGGTAGATCACCATGGAGCTGATGCGGATATggaggatgatgatgatgatgaggatgataacGATTTTATGCACACAGAGACCCGTGAAAAGGAGCTGGAGTCGCTAGATGCACTTCTAGAGCAAACTACAGGTGGTAACAACAAGGATTTAAAAAACACAATGGAATATTTGACTAATTTTTCTAGGTTCAGGGACCAGGAAACGGTTAGTGCAGTGATtcagttgttgaagagtgTTGGATTGCACCCTTTCGAAGTAGCGCAGTTAGGATCTCTAGCGTGTGACACAGCCGATGAGGCCAAGACTTTGATACCAAGTTTGAATAACAAGATTTCGGATgacgatttggaaagaatctTAAAAGAACTTTCCAATCTGGAGACGTTATACTAA
- the YUR1 gene encoding mannosyltransferase YUR1 (similar to Saccharomyces cerevisiae YUR1 (YJL139C) and KTR2 (YKR061W); ancestral locus Anc_1.209), which produces MRKYLVYVALLVLSVISGSLSQSITSIVQLCYHKHKLEKSLFQRSENAVKKYDSVRRRSLFKPLKLSTNTYNDDILVVENENENVPDRENATLLMLVRNFELPGALKSMRSLEDRFNKDYHYDWVFLNDVPFSMEFIEATTAMASGKTYYSLIPSKDWDRPDWIDEKKFEDRLQLLHDKGVLYGSSKSYRNMCRFNSGFFYKQKILESYDYYFRVEPDVEYFCDFPYDPFKVMKKNNKKYGFVISLHEYEDTITSLWDAVDEYIEENSRDIDMERNSYDFITNSDIIGKFSPIVDSNSDYNLCHFWSNFEIGDLNFFRSERYNRYFDFLDSKGGFYYERWGDAPVHSIGVSLLLNRDEIIHFDELGYYHAPFGTCPGAYYLRLQQRCQCDAHAQSNIDISPNSCLMRWWKYGDGKRFVKYEQ; this is translated from the coding sequence ATGAGAAAGTACCTTGTTTACGTTGCTTTACTAGTGCTTAGTGTCATTAGCGGTTCATTATCACAGTCAATAACTTCTATTGTCCAGCTTTGTTACCATAAGCATAAGCTCGAGAAAAGTctatttcaaagatctgaGAATGCGGTTAAGAAGTACGACTCCGTGAGACGTAGAAGTCTTTTCAAACCATTGAAATTGTCAACCAACACCTACAATGACGATATTTTGGTAGTCGAGAATGAGAATGAGAATGTACCCGATAGAGAGAATGCCACGTTACTGATGTTAGTCCGAAATTTTGAGTTACCAGGTGCTTTAAAGTCAATGAGGTCTTTAGAAGACAGATTCAACAAGGATTATCACTACGATTGGGTTTTCTTAAATGACGTGCCCTTTTCTATGGAATTTATCGAGGCCACAACGGCAATGGCTAGTGGTAAAACCTACTACAGTCTGATACCATCTAAAGACTGGGACCGTCCCGATTGGattgatgagaagaaatttgagGATCGACTGCAATTGTTACACGACAAAGGTGTTCTCTATGGCAGTTCAAAGTCGTATCGAAACATGTGCCGTTTTAACTCTGGGTTCTTCTACAAGCAAAAGATCCTAGAGTCCTATGACTATTATTTCCGAGTGGAGCCCGATGTCGAGTATTTCTGTGACTTCCCATATGATCctttcaaagtaatgaaAAAGAATAATAAGAAATATGGCTTTGTAATAAGTCTTCATGAATATGAAGATACCATAACGAGTCTTTGGGATGCTGTGGATGAATACATTGAGGAAAATTCCAGGGACATTGATATGGAGAGAAATTCCTATGATTTCATTACCAACAGTGATATTATCGGTAAGTTTTCACCCATAGTCGATTCTAACAGTGATTACAACCTATGTCATTTCTGGTCAAATTTTGAGATTGGCGATTTGAACTTCTTTAGAAGCGAACGATACAACAGATACTTTGACTTTTTAGACTCTAAAGGTGGTTTTTACTACGAGAGATGGGGGGACGCACCGGTTCATAGCATAGGTGTTTCTTTGTTACTGAACAGAGATGAAATTATACACTTTGATGAGTTAGGCTACTACCATGCACCTTTTGGTACATGTCCTGGAGCCTATTATCTAAGATTACAACAAAGATGTCAATGCGATGCCCATGCACAAAGTAATATCGACATATCGCCTAACAGCTGCCTAATGAGATGGTGGAAATATGGAGATGGTAAACGATTCGTAAAATATGAACAATGA